From a region of the Listeria monocytogenes ATCC 19117 genome:
- a CDS encoding alpha/beta hydrolase: MKKILIISSSIIVGLLVIITICASFYLYSYALARDNSSMNDTATTDETTATAKLAKKNREENVAWMEKQNLTQWTETSADDLKLVATYLAADKPSNTTIILAHGYRGKSGKVEMAGLARMYHEKFGYNVLMPDARAHGKSEGENIGFGWPERKDYVQWIDQVIDKNGTDTQIALHGVSMGSSTVLMTSGEKLPKQVKSIIADCGYTSMDAELSYQLKAMFHLPKFPIIPTASLINKFKEGFFFSEASAVDAVAKTDVPIFYIHGDADAFVPTNMVDELYKATNSYKEKWIVKGAEHGQAFTVDPKTYEEKVRQFLNKTM, encoded by the coding sequence ATGAAAAAGATTTTAATTATTTCTAGTTCGATTATCGTTGGTTTACTTGTCATTATTACTATTTGCGCAAGTTTTTACTTGTATAGTTATGCTTTAGCTCGTGACAATTCCAGCATGAATGACACTGCAACAACAGACGAAACCACTGCCACAGCCAAACTAGCAAAGAAAAACCGGGAAGAAAATGTGGCTTGGATGGAAAAGCAAAATCTCACGCAATGGACAGAAACCTCAGCAGACGATTTGAAACTTGTTGCTACTTATTTAGCAGCAGATAAACCATCTAACACAACCATCATTTTAGCCCACGGTTATCGCGGTAAAAGCGGTAAAGTCGAAATGGCAGGTCTCGCTCGAATGTATCATGAAAAATTTGGTTACAACGTTTTAATGCCTGATGCTAGAGCGCACGGCAAAAGCGAAGGTGAAAATATTGGATTTGGTTGGCCTGAACGCAAAGATTATGTGCAGTGGATTGACCAAGTAATCGACAAAAATGGTACGGACACTCAAATCGCACTACATGGCGTGTCCATGGGTAGCTCCACTGTCCTTATGACAAGCGGCGAAAAACTACCAAAACAAGTAAAAAGTATTATCGCTGATTGCGGCTATACATCGATGGACGCCGAACTTTCGTATCAACTAAAAGCCATGTTCCACTTACCGAAATTCCCAATAATCCCAACAGCTAGTCTGATTAATAAATTCAAAGAAGGTTTCTTTTTCAGCGAAGCAAGTGCAGTTGATGCGGTCGCTAAAACAGACGTACCCATTTTTTACATCCACGGTGATGCTGATGCTTTCGTCCCTACAAATATGGTAGACGAACTCTATAAAGCTACCAATAGCTATAAAGAAAAATGGATTGTCAAAGGAGCAGAACACGGTCAAGCATTCACGGTAGATCCAAAGACATACGAAGAAAAAGTACGCCAATTTTTAAATAAAACGATGTAA